One part of the Engraulis encrasicolus isolate BLACKSEA-1 chromosome 17, IST_EnEncr_1.0, whole genome shotgun sequence genome encodes these proteins:
- the bhlha15 gene encoding class A basic helix-loop-helix protein 15 — protein MKSKGKASKRSQRHHQQQVHQAAWSESDQDLQLETEPEPCSSEQEGSEASVALGSSWRSRHRRRGTGRRRRTTSSSGGSGSGGMGDGGHEGHHPASPSPGVTRAGSRHHHRRRRQHGSSAKERNVRRLESNERERQRMHKLNNAFQALRESIPHVRTDKKLSKIETLTLAKNYIKSLTTIILGMSTAAAAAGGCRGSGDGADEATAAAAAATTASRLLQCCQQSLKDEDEESLTKYLTQIHSFSQGS, from the coding sequence ATGAAGTCCAAAGGGAAGGCCAGCAAGCGGAGCCAgcgccaccaccagcagcaggtgCACCAGGCAGCCTGGAGCGAGTCGGACCAGGACCTCCAGCTGGAGACCGAGCCCGAGCCGTGCTCCAGCGAGCAGGAAGGCTCCGAGGCCTCTGTGGCCCTGGGCAGCTCCTGGAGATCCCGGCACCGGCGCCGCGGAACCGGACGCCGCCGTCGAACcaccagcagcagcggcggcagcggAAGCGGCGGAATGGGCGACGGAGGTCACGAAGGTCATCATCCGGCGTCGCCGTCGCCGGGCGTCACCAGGGCCGGCTCCCGTCACCACCACCGTCGCCGCCGGCAACACGGCAGCAGCGCCAAGGAGCGCAACGTGCGCCGGCTGGAGAGCAACGAGCGCGAGCGCCAGCGCATGCACAAGCTCAACAACGCCTTCCAGGCGCTGCGCGAGTCCATCCCGCACGTGCGCACCGACAAGAAGCTGTCCAAGATCGAGACGCTCACGCTGGCCAAGAACTACATCAAGTCCCTGACCACCATCATCCTGGGCATGTCCaccgcagcggcggcggcgggcgGATGCCGTGGGTCGGGGGACGGCGCGGACGAGGCCACAGCAGCTGCGGCCGCGGCGACGACGGCATCAAGACTCCTGCAGTGCTGCCAGCAGAGCCTgaaggatgaggacgaggagagTCTGACCAAGTACCTGACGCAGATCCACAGCTTCAGCCAGGGAAGTTAG